ACCGCCGGGAAGCCGACCACCACCCACGCCCCGACCAGCGAGGTGCTCTTCGAGCTCAGACCCGTCGAGTTGCTCGCGCTCGCGGTGACCCGGTTCCGGTTCCGCTCCGTGGTCCTGCTCGTGGTCGCCATCCCGTTCGTGGAGGACTTCGCCATCCGGCTCCTGCTCGACGCGGCCGCCCCCCTGGGCGGGCCGGCCGCCCTCGACCCCGGGGTGATGACCAGACAGGAGCTGCTCGCCGTCGGGCTCGTCGGGCCGCCGCTCATCCTGCTCGCGTCCATCCTCACCAGCGTCGTCCTCTCCACGCTGGAGTTCTACGACTTCGAACTCGGCCGCGAGGGCGACGACCTCGTCTACGAGCGCGGCCTGCTCCAGCGCTACAGCGGCTCCATCCCCCGCGAGAAGGTCCAGACCATCAGCCTGACCGAGACGTTCCTGATGCGCCCGCTCGGGTTCGCCGGGCTCACCGTCGAGACCGCGGGCTACGCCGGGAGCCGCGCCAGCCAGGGCAGCCAGGCCGCGGTCCCCATCGCGAAACTGGACCGGACGCTCGAACTCGCCCGGGAACTGGAGGACTTCCCCGACCTCGAGTTCACGCGCCCGCCGAAACGTGCCCGCCGACGCTACGCGGTCCGGTACAGCATCCCCATCGTCCTGCTGCTCGCGGTCGCCTACGCCGTCTCGGCGATGGTCACGCCCATCCCGTGGTACCTGCCTGCCGCGGCGTTCGTCGCGGTCCCCTTCGCTGCCCACCTGAAGTGGGCGAACCGCGGCTTCGCCGTCGGCGAGGACCACCTGCTCATCCGCGACGGCTTCTGGAACCGGACGACCCGCGTCGTGCCCTACTACCGCATCCAGACGGTCGTCAGCGAGGCGACGGTCTTCCAGCGCCGCCTCGACCTCGCGACCCTGGTCGCCGACACGGCGAGTTCCGCGACCCTGCTCGGCGGCAGTCCGACCGCGTTCGACCTCGACGAGTCGACCGTGGACGAGTTGCAGTCGAGCCTCAGGGAGCGGTTGCAGGCGAGCCTGCACGGGGCGTGAGGGACGCCCGGTCGGAGAGGCGTTCAGTCACCGGGGGCGAGGGAGCATCGTACCCAGCAGCGGCCGACATCTCCCTGTCTGTTGCGCACTCCATTGACGACCAGCGACCGATGCACGGCTTATTTGAGTGGCCCAGCGGGAGGTAGACCAATGACCGACACCTTCGCGGACAGGACCCTCGCCGAGCACCGGCGTGTCTTCGAGAAGATATGGTGGCAGAACCCCGAGCGACAGAACGCGACGTCATCGTCCTGGTGGTTCTTTCTCCTGTTCCCGGAGGGCGAGGAGGGCTACGGTCCGCGTCAACTGATGTTCTCGGTAGCTGCCTGTGTGGGTGACCAGTCCCGGGTGAACGACCTCCCGCCCCGGGGGATGGACGCTGACCGCCCCGTCGAAGACGGTGTGGACAGATTCGACGCGACGACGGTCGGCTGGGCCGGCGACGAGGACGTGGTCCACGACCACGTCGTCAGGCAACCAGCCGAGGCGGTGCTCTCTCGCGAGGACCAGCGTCTCGAGGCCTGGGCAGACCGCGAGGACGGTACCAGACGCGGCAGCGAGATAACAGCGCTCTCGGACCGTCCGCTCGGTCTGCGAGCCCACGTCATCGGTGACGACGCGGAGGCGGAGTTCGAGGCGTGGGGCGACCTCGACTCGAAGATGACCGCACCACACCACTCGCTGGACATCGACACCCCGCTGGGTGGCGCCGAGGTCGTGGCCTGGCGCCAGATGCAGTTCGAGGGCGAGTTCGACCTGCCCGACGGCCCCGAGACGCTCTCCGGCTCGTGTTACTTCCAGCGCGTGTGTTTCGACATGCCGCTGATGCCCTGGAAGTGGGTCTGGGCGATATTCCCGGACGGGACCTCGTTCTCGGTACTGGTTCCGTTCATCGGGCCACACCTGTTCCGAAAGGGCTACCAGTTCTTCTCCTCGGACAGACTCGAACGCCTGACGATACCCCTTCGACAGAACGGGTTCTGGAACTGGGGCTCGAAAGCGGGGCACGTCGAGTTCGACAGGATCACCGTCGAACCACTGCTGGGCACCGGCGAGCACCCCGACTTCGACGTTCGCGTCGAGAACGAGGCGGGCGATTACGTGCGGTTCGTCGCCCGGACCTATGGCCACGCGCGAAACTGGCTCGACCGCCCGAGGCTCGGTGGGCGGCTCACGTCTCACTGGAGTTACAACGAGTTCATGTTCCGGATGACCGGGCTCGCCGGACACGTCGGCGGCACGTCGATCGACGCAGAGTCACTGGGAACCGGATTCGGAACGCTGGAGTACAGTACCGGGCTGGGGCTGTGAGTCACCGGTCGGTCCGCCAGCGCCTCGCCGAGGGACGATACCGACAGAAGAGAAGCCCCGACGGTCAGACCGGCTGGCCGAGCGCCTCGACGTTCTCCAGCGACCGGTTCTTCAGCGCCTTCCCGGTGTTCGCGTCGAACAGGTGGACGGCGTCCTCGGGGACGTGCGCGACGACCGGCTGGCCGGCCTCGACGCGTTGCATCCCACCGATGGTGACGATGAACGTCTCCGGGTCGGCCTCCTCCGGGTCGAAGGTCAGGTAGAGGTTGTTCTCGTCGCCGGTCGGCTCGACCACGTCCACGACGGTCTCGAAGTCGTGGTCGCCCGCGGCGTCGGAACGGATCTCGATGTCCTCGGGCCGGATGCCCATGGTGAGGTTCGTCGCGTCGCCGACGGCATCGAGCGTCTCCTGGGAGACGGGGTAGGAGAACTTCTCGGCGCGCAGGCGGTCGCCCTGGACCTCCACGTCGAAGAAGTTCATCGAGGGCTCGCCGATGAAGTCCGCGACGAACTCGTTGTTCGGTTCGTGGTAGCACTCCAGTGGCGTGCCGACCTGCTGGAGGACGCCGTCGTCGAGGATGGCGATGCGGTCGCCCATCGTCATCGCCTCCGTCTGGTCGTGCGTGACGTAGACGGTGGAGACGCCGAGGTCCTCCTGGATGCGCTGGAGTTCGGTGCGCATCTTCGCGCGGAGCTTGGCGTCGAGGTTCGACAGCGGCTCGTCCATCAGGAACACCTCGGGGTCGCGGACGATGGCGCGACCCAGGGCGACGCGCTGTTGCTGGCCACCGGAGAGTTCCCGGGGCTTGCGGTCGAGCAGGTCGCCGATGCCCATCATCTCCGCGGCGGCGGTGACCTTCTCCTGTATCTCGTCGTCCGGCATGTCCGTCGACTCCTCCAGCCCGAAGCTCATGTTCTCGGCGACGGTCATGTGCGGGTACAGCGCGTAGGACTGGAACACCATCGCGATGTCGCGGTCGGCGGGCTGTTTGTGGTTGATGAGGCCGCCCCCGAGGCGGAGTTCGCCATCGGTGACGGTCTCCAGCCCCGCGATCATCCGCAGGGTGGTGGACTTCCCACACCCCGAGGGGCCGACCAGCACGAGGAACTCGCCGTCCTCGATGTCGACGTTCACGTCGTCGACGGCCACGATCTCGTTTCCGTCGTCTTCGACGAACACCTTGGTGATGCCGTCGAGGGTCAGTTCAGCCATGTGTCTTCCTCCGTTGTCTCGTTGTGAATCATCTTAGGCGGTTACTCCTTTCGCGAACTGTTCTCCGAAGAAGATGTACACCAGCAGCGTCGGCAGGGCGGTGACGAACGCGCCGGCCATCTGGAGCGGGAAGTTCGTCCCCGACTGGGAGACGCCGAGCCCCGACAGCGACATCGTCACGACCGACGCGTCGCCGGACTGGACGATGATGAGCGCGAACAGCAGGTCGTTCCAGATCTGGGTGAACTGGTAGATGAACGTCACCGCGAACATCGGGATCGAGAGCGGCAGGATGATGCGCCGGTAGATCTTGTACACCGAGGCACCGTCGAGCCGTGCCGCCTCGACCATCTCCCCGGAGAGGTCCTTGTAGTACGACCGGAACAGCAACGTACAGATGGGGATACCGTACGCCGTGTGCGTGATGATGAGCGCGAGGATCTTCCAGTGGTACGTCTCGATGACGGGCAGCAGGTAGGCCCACGGCTCGAACATCGTCCGCAGCGGGACGATGTTGTACCAGAACTGCGAGAGCGGCACCAGCACGGCCTGGTACGGGATGAAGATGCCCGCGACGAACAGGGTGTAGATGCCGACCTGGTACTTCCAGTCGACGCTGGTCAGGCCGTAGGCGGCCATGCTCCCGAACGCGGCCGACAGGATGGTCGCCGGGATGGTCAGCAGGAGGCTGTTGAACAGCCCGCTCGAGAGCTGTTCGAACGCCTCGACCCACATCGCGAAACTGAGCCCGTCCGGGGTGGGCGGGAGGAACGGGACGCCGGTCCCGTAGTACGAAAGCGTCTTGATGGAGGTCATCAGCCCCGTCTCGATGGGGATGAGGTAGAACACCGCCATGCCGAGGAGCGTGAGGTAGAGTCCCACGCGCCGGAACGGGAAGCCGGTCTGCTGTTCGGTCTGGGTCTCGGTCGCGGTCGCCTGACTCATAGTTGCCCCCGCTGGTACTGCGTGTAGAGGTACGGTGCGACGATGGCGAGTGCCATCAGGAACAGGATGACGGCGATGGCCGAGCCGTACGCCCAGTTCCCGTTGCTGTACGCCTCACGGACCATCCGCGTCGCGAGGATGTCGGCGGACGGACCGGGCTGGTAGCCACCGTACATCGCGTAGAGGAAGTCGAACGCCTTCAGCGCGAACACGACCAGCACGACCGACGCGCTGATGGTCGCGGTCCGCAGCTGCGGGATGATGACCCGCCAGTACATGCGGACCGAACTCGCGCCGTCGACGCGGGCGGCCTCGAAGTGCTCGTTCGGGATGGCGCGCAGGCCGGCAAGGTAGACGACCATCGCGTAGCCGCTGAACTGCCAGATGAGCGCGAACACGACCGCCGCGAGCTTCAGCTGTGGGTTCTGCACGATGCCGACCGAGTCGAACCCGAGCGTCGTGATGACGGCGTTGACGAGGCCGGACTCCTGGTTGTACATGAACAGCCAGAACTTCGCGGTCACGACGAACGAGAGGCTCATCGGGAGCAGGTAGATGGTCCGGAAGGTGTTCTCGTAGCGGATCTCCTGGTCGACGAGGATGGCCATCAGCAGGCCGATGACCAGGCAGACCGCGGTGAACGCGACCATCAGTATCAACGTGTTCGTCGCCGAGTTCCAGATGGGTTCCACCGAGAGGTTCGACCACGACGGCGTCCCGCCGGTGAACGCGATGACGTAGTTCTCGAGGTCCAGGCTGGTGTAGTCCGGCGACGCCGTGAAGCCCGCCAGGTCCGTCAGCGAGATGACGACGTTCCAGAGGATGGCCCCGTAGACGAACAGCCCGACGAGCAGGAACGGCGGCAGCCAGAACGGCGCGGACTGGACGCTGTCGCGGTCCAGAAGCGACCGTTCCTCCTGCGCCGTGCCACCGTCGGTGCGTACCTCGCGCTGACGGTTTGCGAGCGCCTGTACGAGTTCTGTTAGTTTCTTGCGCATAAAATGTGGTACGGCGGTGCCGTGTTAGCTGAACGACCCGACCAGCTGCGTCGTCGTCTTGTCCACGTCGTAGGACTCGATGAAGCCACTGAACGCGTCGAGGACGTTCGTCCGGATGGCCGGTGCGAGCGCGAGACCGTGCTGGATGGACGGCGGCTGCGCGTCCGAGCTGGTGAAGTCGTCGAACTGGTCCTGCTGGAACTTGTTCAGTTTGGACGGGTCGGCGTCCTTACGCGGCGGGATGGAGCCCTTCTTCTTGTTGAAGCGGATCTGGGCGTCCGTCGTGCCACAGTAGCTGAGGAACGTCTTCGTCGCCTCGGGCGACGGGTTGTTCGACGGGAACGGGAACGAGTCCATGTTGAGGGCGTAGTAGCCGTCGGTGCCCGGGAACGGGACGTGGCCCCAGTCCTCGCCGTAGTTGAACTCGTCGTTGCCGCTGTAGGCGCCGGCCGCCCAGTCGCCCTGGTGGATGAACGCGGCCTTCCCGCTCATGACGCGGTTGTTCGCCTCGGTGAACGTGATGGAGGCGGCGTCGTCGGGGTAGAACTCGGAGTAGTCCTTGACCGTCTGGAGCGCCTTCTTGATCTGTGCTTCCTTCCCGTTGCCGTTGACGAAGGCGTTGTAGCCGGACTGGCCGGCCTGCCCGAGCAGCACGGTGGCCCAGAGCTGCACGGTCGACCAGTTGGAACTGGTCTGCTGGGCGAACGGGGTCGCGTCCGTGTTGTCGGCGACCTTCTGGAAGGCGGCCGTGAGGTCGTCCGGCGTCGAGATGCTGGACGGGTCGACGCCCGCCTCCTCGACGACCGACTTGTTGTAGAAGAGGTTGTTGATGCGGTGGATGTTGAGCGGGACGGTGACGAACGTGCCACCGACCTGGGCCTGCTTCTTCGGCCCCGGCAGGTAGTTGCTCTTCATGTCGTCGTCCCAGACGTCACCCTCGAGGTCGCCGTAGGCGCCCTCGAACTTGGTGAGGTTCTTGCCGGGCCACGCCTGCCACGTGCTCGGCGGGTTGTTGTTCTTCATCCGGTTCTGGATGACCGTCCCGAGGTTCTTCCGGGCGGCCCCGTTGACCGGCTCTTCCGCGAACTCCACGTCGGGGTGTTCCTCCTGGAACCCGTCGAGGAGTGCCGCGATGGCGTCGGAGCCGTCACCACTGCTCCACGCGTGGAGGAGTTCGATCGGTTCCTGACCGCCACCGCCGCCGGTCAGGCCACCGACACATCCGGCGAGACCTGTCAGACCGGCCGCGCCAGCTGCGCCGGCTGTCTTCAGCACACTGCGCCGCGAAACATCGTGAGTCGAATCGTTTCCTGTCATGCCACCACGTGTCCCACTATGTGAGACCTACGCAGGCATTGCGGATGCCCACACTTAACACTTTCTCAAATTAATTCAGTTCTGAGTGAATTCTGCAGAGGTACAACGGCTGTTGTTGGATTCTGGCCACCCTTCTCCCCTCTCGGCAGTGATATGTATCCGGGCTGGCACCGCCCTCCAGCGAACGGATTCGGTGGGTTTTACGCACCGGCCGGTCGACCGTTCAGGTATGTCCGACGACTACCGCACCGAGCGGGACAGCCTCGGCGAGATGCAGGTACCGGCCGACGCCTACTGGGGGGCACAGACCCAGCGCGCGGTGGAGAACTTCCCCATCTCCGGCCTCACGTTCGGGCGTCGGTTCGTGCGTGCACTCGGCGTGGTGAAGAAGGCTGCGGCCCAGGCCAACCGCGACCTCGAGATGATCCCCGAGGACAAGGCCGAATGCATCATCGAGGCCGCCGACGAGGTCATCGCCGGCGAGCACGACGACCAGTTCCCGGTCGACGTGTTCCAGACCGGCTCGGGCACCTCCTCGAACATGAACGCCAACGAGGTCATCGCGAACCGCGCGACCGAGCTCTACGGCGGGGAGATCGGCAGCCGCGAGATCCACCCGAACGACCACGTCAACTTCGGGCAGTCCTCGAACGACGTCATCCCGACCGCGATGCACGTCGCCGCGCTGGAGGCCGTCGAGAAGGACGTCATCCCGGCGCTCGACACCCTCCGCGAGGAACTCGAGCAGAAGACAGAGGAGTTCGACGGCATCGTCAAGACCGGCCGCACCCACCTGCAGGACGCCACCCCGGTCCGGCTCGGCCAGGAGTTCGGCGGCTACAGGACCCAGGTCGAGAAGGGGCTCGTCCGCGTCGACAACACGCGCGAGCACCTCGCCGAACTCGCCCTCGGCGGCACCGCGGTCGGCACGGGACTGAACACCCACCCGGAGTTCCCCGAGCGCGC
This window of the Haloarchaeobius amylolyticus genome carries:
- a CDS encoding PH domain-containing protein, producing MRLHPISAVSRALRYGVNGLSIPFFLVAMLSAAGIGSIDWLFLVAPVGLVVGVTYGVMTYLRYDYALSEDTFDVAQGVIGRTEREIPLRRIQNVDVSQNVFHRLFGVAVVRIETAGGGGTEATLSVVAEAEASRLRREIRERRAKVTGEAEARETGEAAPTDAASDSATGATADASTDTTAGQPADPARAPPGQAAGGEQHPGEYVDEATAGKPTTTHAPTSEVLFELRPVELLALAVTRFRFRSVVLLVVAIPFVEDFAIRLLLDAAAPLGGPAALDPGVMTRQELLAVGLVGPPLILLASILTSVVLSTLEFYDFELGREGDDLVYERGLLQRYSGSIPREKVQTISLTETFLMRPLGFAGLTVETAGYAGSRASQGSQAAVPIAKLDRTLELARELEDFPDLEFTRPPKRARRRYAVRYSIPIVLLLAVAYAVSAMVTPIPWYLPAAAFVAVPFAAHLKWANRGFAVGEDHLLIRDGFWNRTTRVVPYYRIQTVVSEATVFQRRLDLATLVADTASSATLLGGSPTAFDLDESTVDELQSSLRERLQASLHGA
- a CDS encoding ABC transporter ATP-binding protein, whose protein sequence is MAELTLDGITKVFVEDDGNEIVAVDDVNVDIEDGEFLVLVGPSGCGKSTTLRMIAGLETVTDGELRLGGGLINHKQPADRDIAMVFQSYALYPHMTVAENMSFGLEESTDMPDDEIQEKVTAAAEMMGIGDLLDRKPRELSGGQQQRVALGRAIVRDPEVFLMDEPLSNLDAKLRAKMRTELQRIQEDLGVSTVYVTHDQTEAMTMGDRIAILDDGVLQQVGTPLECYHEPNNEFVADFIGEPSMNFFDVEVQGDRLRAEKFSYPVSQETLDAVGDATNLTMGIRPEDIEIRSDAAGDHDFETVVDVVEPTGDENNLYLTFDPEEADPETFIVTIGGMQRVEAGQPVVAHVPEDAVHLFDANTGKALKNRSLENVEALGQPV
- a CDS encoding carbohydrate ABC transporter permease, whose translation is MSQATATETQTEQQTGFPFRRVGLYLTLLGMAVFYLIPIETGLMTSIKTLSYYGTGVPFLPPTPDGLSFAMWVEAFEQLSSGLFNSLLLTIPATILSAAFGSMAAYGLTSVDWKYQVGIYTLFVAGIFIPYQAVLVPLSQFWYNIVPLRTMFEPWAYLLPVIETYHWKILALIITHTAYGIPICTLLFRSYYKDLSGEMVEAARLDGASVYKIYRRIILPLSIPMFAVTFIYQFTQIWNDLLFALIIVQSGDASVVTMSLSGLGVSQSGTNFPLQMAGAFVTALPTLLVYIFFGEQFAKGVTA
- a CDS encoding carbohydrate ABC transporter permease; this translates as MRKKLTELVQALANRQREVRTDGGTAQEERSLLDRDSVQSAPFWLPPFLLVGLFVYGAILWNVVISLTDLAGFTASPDYTSLDLENYVIAFTGGTPSWSNLSVEPIWNSATNTLILMVAFTAVCLVIGLLMAILVDQEIRYENTFRTIYLLPMSLSFVVTAKFWLFMYNQESGLVNAVITTLGFDSVGIVQNPQLKLAAVVFALIWQFSGYAMVVYLAGLRAIPNEHFEAARVDGASSVRMYWRVIIPQLRTATISASVVLVVFALKAFDFLYAMYGGYQPGPSADILATRMVREAYSNGNWAYGSAIAVILFLMALAIVAPYLYTQYQRGQL
- a CDS encoding ABC transporter substrate-binding protein, giving the protein MTGNDSTHDVSRRSVLKTAGAAGAAGLTGLAGCVGGLTGGGGGQEPIELLHAWSSGDGSDAIAALLDGFQEEHPDVEFAEEPVNGAARKNLGTVIQNRMKNNNPPSTWQAWPGKNLTKFEGAYGDLEGDVWDDDMKSNYLPGPKKQAQVGGTFVTVPLNIHRINNLFYNKSVVEEAGVDPSSISTPDDLTAAFQKVADNTDATPFAQQTSSNWSTVQLWATVLLGQAGQSGYNAFVNGNGKEAQIKKALQTVKDYSEFYPDDAASITFTEANNRVMSGKAAFIHQGDWAAGAYSGNDEFNYGEDWGHVPFPGTDGYYALNMDSFPFPSNNPSPEATKTFLSYCGTTDAQIRFNKKKGSIPPRKDADPSKLNKFQQDQFDDFTSSDAQPPSIQHGLALAPAIRTNVLDAFSGFIESYDVDKTTTQLVGSFS
- a CDS encoding class II fumarate hydratase, whose protein sequence is MSDDYRTERDSLGEMQVPADAYWGAQTQRAVENFPISGLTFGRRFVRALGVVKKAAAQANRDLEMIPEDKAECIIEAADEVIAGEHDDQFPVDVFQTGSGTSSNMNANEVIANRATELYGGEIGSREIHPNDHVNFGQSSNDVIPTAMHVAALEAVEKDVIPALDTLREELEQKTEEFDGIVKTGRTHLQDATPVRLGQEFGGYRTQVEKGLVRVDNTREHLAELALGGTAVGTGLNTHPEFPERAAEYITKETGVQFREADDHFEAQAAHDAMSEAHGALRTVAGSLNKIANDLRLLASGPRNGLGELEQPENQPGSSIMPGKINPVVAEAVNQLHKQVVGNDAAVSAGAAEGQIDLNLYKPVCAYNFLQSAELIANGSTVFARKFVAKLEANEAHCEEQVEQSMALATALNPHIGYDRASEAAKTALKEGKTVRQVVVEKGYLTEEEADEIIDPEAMTHRGILGQDD